The Magnolia sinica isolate HGM2019 chromosome 9, MsV1, whole genome shotgun sequence genome contains a region encoding:
- the LOC131256645 gene encoding uncharacterized protein LOC131256645, with protein sequence MVPAPSELTLPESSASVASVLGSSSQSLSLISPFSDLRGVRWRIDLGILPSASSSSIEDLRRVAADSRRKYAGLRRRLLIDPHFLKDRDKSPDPVMDNPLSQNPDSMWGRFFRNAELEKMVDQDLSRLYPEHGSYFQASICQAMLRRILLLWCLRHPEYGYRQGMHELLAPLLYVLHVDVQHISQVRELYEDHFIDKFDGMSFQESILASNSNFTMTSSPISAKWAKGRCDENNSESSVAKASSLDDLDPDKRTIVLLNDAYGAEGELGILLSERFMEHDAYCMFDALMSGARGVVAMADYFSPSPAVGSTSGLPPVIEASSALYHLLSMVDLSLHSHLIELGVEPQYFALRWLRVLFGREFVLEDLLIVWDEIFTSANDKSISGPEDDGQYSFKVLSSPRGAFIVAIAVSMLLHLRSSLLATENATTCLQRLLNFPEKINLKKLIEKAKSLQALALDACFSPLPPLGPLGRSKSTVVTGYHGHSSGSNSPRTPLSSVPDSYWEEKWRVLHKAEELKQGNQSDPILMGIKVSPGKGRVILSRAESAPSSTRVTVGRKDLRTAVRRRLLEDLSRELGSEEHFEESACDGVSGTKDPLLAEVNKVFLEDHTEQNATDKNCNCTTEGETGLSGPAVSEENSSIFSTSTSPCSRQNDHENDSEKSSVASNLSTDDIDCEINSIEEPSVAISDDGPLPDSAPTEAATSKTGSDADAAGGAKQAMVLKERKPLSGKFQWFWKLGRNNSEVSSEKGANVEGQKPPANVGSSQNAILVTCTADRCPDSSGVTSMADMADKNVMVTLRNLGQSMLENIQVIESVFQQDRGQVGSLENLSRNILGGKGQVTAMAALKELRKISNLLSEM encoded by the exons ATATGCTGGATTGAGAAGACGGCTTCTAATTGATCCACATTTTTTAAAGGACAGAGATAAATCTCCTGATCCTGTCATGGACAATCCGTTATCACAAAATCCAG ATAGCATGTGGGGCCGTTTCTTCCGCAATGCTGAGCTGGAGAAAATGGTTGATCAGGATTTGTCTCGTTTGTATCCAGAGCATGGGAGCTACTTTCAGGCATCCATATGTCAGGCCATGCTAAGAAGGATATTGCTATTGTGGTGCCTTAGACATCCAGAGTATGGTTACAGACAAG GGATGCACGAACTTTTGGCTCCTTTGTTATATGTTCTTCATGTTGATGTGCAACATATTTCTCAAGTGCGAGAACTCTATGAAGATCATTTCATTGACAAGTTTGATGGCATGTCTTTCCAAGAAAGCATTCTAGCAAGCAATTCCAACTTCACCATGACCAGCTCTCCCATTTCCGCAAAGTGGGCCAAAGGCCGCTGTGATGAAAACAATTCCGAGTCTAGTGTAGCCAAAGCTAGCAGTCTGGATGATCTCGATCCTGATAAACGGACCATAGTGTTACTTAATGACGCATATGGAGCTGAAGGTGAATTGGGTATTCTCTTATCTGAGAGATTTATGGAACATGATGCGTACTGCATGTTTGATGCTTTAATGAGCGGAGCCCGTGGTGTGGTCGCCATGGCGGACTACTTCTCTCCATCACCTGCCGTAGGATCTACGTCAGGCTTGCCTCCTGTCATTGAAGCATCATCTGCATTGTACCATTTGCTTTCAATGGTCGATTTGTCTCTCCATAGCCACCTCATTGAGCTTGGGGTAGAACCGCAGTACTTTGCACTCCGCTGGTTACGGGTGTTGTTTGGACGTGAATTCGTGTTGGAAGATCTCTTGATTGTTTGGGATGAAATATTCACTTCGGCTAACGATAAATCGATATCGGGTCCGGAAGATGATGGTCAATACAGCTTCAAGGTCTTAAGTTCACCTCGTGGGGCATTCATTGTGGCCATAGCAGTGTCCATGCTTCTTCACCTTAGATCTTCATTGCTGGCCACTGAAAATGCGACTACATGTCTCCAAAGGCTACTGAATTTTCCAGAGAAAATAAACTTGAAGAAGTTAATTGAAAAGGCGAAGTCCTTGCAGGCTCTTGCACTCGATGCTTGTTTCTCCCCATTGCCACCCCTGGGGCCTTTAGGTAGGAGCAAATCAACAGTAGTCACAGGCTATCACGGCCATTCATCTGGTTCAAACTCTCCAAGGACGCCACTGAGTTCAGTTCCAGATAGTTACTGGGAAGAAAAGTGGAGGGTGTTGCACAAGGCAGAGGAACTCAAGCAAGGAAATCAAAGTGACCCGATTTTGATGGGAATAAAAGTGTCACCAGGGAAAGGGAGAGTGATTCTGTCGAGAGCGGAATCAGCCCCGTCTTCAACAAGGGTCACAGTTGGAAGAAAGGACTTGAGAACTGCAGTTCGGCGGAGGCTGCTTGAGGATTTGTCCCGAGAGCTTGGATCTGAAGAGCATTTTGAGGAGTCTGCCTGTGATGGAGTTTCAGGCACTAAAGATCCTCTCTTGGCCGAGGTGAATAAGGTCTTCCTCGAAGACCATACCGAACAAAATGCCACTGACAAGAACTGCAATTGTACAACTGAAGGAGAGACGGGTTTGAGTGGCCCTGCTGTCAGTGAAGAGAACTCTTCAATTTTCTCAACATCAACTAGCCCTTGTAGTAGACAGAATGACCATGAAAATGATTCAGAGAAGAGCAGTGTCGCCTCAAACTTATCGACAGATGACATTGATTGCGAAATCAATAGCATAGAGGAACCAAGCGTCGCAATTTCAGATGATGGGCCACTTCCAGACTCTGCACCCACAGAAGCGGCCACATCAAAAACTGGGTCTGATGCAGATGCAGCAGGTGGTGCCAAACAAGCAATGGTTTTGAAGGAGCGGAAACCACTATCTGGTAAATTTCAGTGGTTTTGGAAGTTAGGTCGAAACAACAGCGAAGTGTCCTCCGAGAAAGGTGCCAACGTGGAGGGACAGAAGCCACCAGCAAATGTTGGGAGTAGTCAAAATGCAATCTTGGTCACATGTACTGCTGACAGGTGCCCTGATTCGTCCGGAGTCACCAGCATGGCGGACATGGCCGACAAGAATGTGATGGTTACTTTGAGGAATCTTGGACAGTCTATGCTCGAAAATATTCAG GTGATCGAGTCAGTATTCCAGCAAGATCGGGGCCAGGTGGGGTCGTTGGAGAACTTATCAAGAAACATTCTGGGTGGCAAAGGACAAGTTACTGCCATGGCAGCTCTCAAGGAGCTTAGGAAAATCAGCAACCTCTTATCTGAGATGTGA